The following nucleotide sequence is from Halogeometricum borinquense DSM 11551.
TCCAGAGCGGAGACCCTCGGCACAGGGCATCATTTCGCCCGCCGACGGTCGCGTGTCAGTTGTCCGCGAGGAGGGCGAACAGATCCGGATTGGCGTGTTTATGAACGTCACCGACGTACACGTCAACCGCGCGCCGTTCGACGCGACGGTCGAGCGTGTCACCCACCGCTCCGGCGCACATCGCCCGGCGTTCTCGAAGGAATCCGAACGGAACGAGCGTGTTGACGTTGCTCTCCAGACGCCCGAGGGACCGGCAGAACTGTCGCTTATCGCCGGTGCGTTCGCTCGTCGGATCCACCCGTACATCGCGGAGAACGACGAACTCGCTCGGGGAGAACGAATCGGCCACATCGACTTCGGGAGTCGCGCTGACGTACTCCTCCCGCCGTGCTACGACCGCTCTGACCTCCTTGTCGAAGAGGGAGACACGCTCCGCGCCGGTGAGTCAGTCGTCGCGCGGCGTGCCGACTGAACGACAACACGTCTGTACAGCTACACTTATCCAGTTGAAGGGAGTACCCACAGCCAATGTCCTCCGAAGAAACCGGCGTCCTCGACACGTTCCTCAAGGGCGCGTTGAATCTCGAAACGCTCGTCGTCCTCCTCGCGTGTTGCGGCGCGCTCGGCTATCTGACGTACGAGTCGTTACTCTCGACCACTACCGCATTCCTCGCCGCGGTTGGCGGTGGTGCGGCGGGCATCGTCGCAACCGTTGTACTGCTGGTACTCGGCCGTCGGTTCTGGTTCTGAGCGAGTGCTTTCGGTCTCGATGTCCCTGGTACTGACACTCACCGCCGCACCGGTCATCGAACGCCGATCATGTTTGTAAGGCAACTGTTATTGGGTTGATCCGAGTAGCGCAGCCATGTCCAGACCCTCCAGATGGTGGTACGGCGTCGTGCCGTTCCCCCTCGTCGTCCTTACCGCACTGCTGTCGCGTTTTGCTGTGCATCGGTTCATCAAACTCTCCACGTCCGGCAGTGGAGAATCGGACTCCGTCGCCGCAATCGCCTCGTTTCTCCTTTCGAGTTTCGCCGATTTGGTCGGCCTCTCCGTCGCCCTGTTCGTTCTCGTCTGTCTCATCCTCGACGTGCGGGCACTCCGACGAGACAGTGCGTGGTCACCGAGTTGGGCGTGGGGACTCGCAGGCGTCGTCCACCTCGTCGGAACCATGTTCACCACCCTTCTCGTCGTCTCGGTCCCGGCGCTCTCGGTGTATCTCTATCGCCGCCGCGGACAAGTCGGACTGCGTTAGCCCCGTTAGGTTCGCGAGAGAACGTGGACGTGCCGGTCCAGCGAGCGATGTACTCGGCGTTCGAACCGCGCGTCTACGGTCCATCCGGCGTCTTCGGCTTCCGCATCCCACGGCCGGTCAGCGATGAGGACGGCTGCGGGAGCCACGCGTGCCGCCTCCGCAAGCGCACCGCCTACGAGGTCCGAGAGTTCGTGGCGGGCGATTTTCGACTGCCGACCGTACGGTGCATCGAACACTACTGCGTCGGCCGCGTCGTCGCAAAGGGGGAGCGAAGTAGCGTCACCACGGACGACATCCCATTCAGCGTCTGGAAGGTACGCCGTGAGGTTCTCGCGTGCCCCGCGAGCCATTTTCGACTGCGCATCGTTACCCACGCCGCGTGCGCCGACGAGTCCCGCTTCGATGAGGATGCCGCCAGTACCGCACATCGGATCCACGACTGTCGCGTCCGGTAAGTCGGGTCCCGCCGCGAGGTTCACGTACGCGCGGGCGTCCAAGGGATCCATACTGCCCGGTTGGAAGAACGGGCGGTCGGTCGGAGCGCGACTCCCGAAGTCGCGGACGCTGGCGGCCGCTTCCCATCCGAGAAGGCAGGTATCGTCGGCAAAAAGGGCGCGGAGGACGTGATCGGGGTCGTCCAGATCGACCTCGAACCCGCGGTCAACGAGGACGCCGCCGAGCGCGCGTTCGGCGGCCGACGCACTCACACCCGAAGAAGAACGCACGTCGCGTCCGCGAACGGCGACGCTCCCCTCACGGTCGAACGAAGCGGCCGAGAGCAGGGCGACCGCACTCTCGACATCGGCGTCCGTTCGCCCGAGAAGTTCCGAGACGTGATGGGTGTACGCGAGGGTCGGCACGCGACCGAGACGGACGCCGCGGGCCGTCGCTAACCCGGGTGCAACCCGTTCGACGGCCGTGGCGGCGGCGCGTTCGGCTTCGAGGGCGGCGAGGGATTCGTCAGCCTCCTCACCGGCGAGTTCGAGGCAGTACACGCTCGGAGCGTGTCCATCCGCGCGTATCAGCGTATCGATGCTGGTCGTTCGGCTGTCGGCGCGGATCGTTCGGCTGTCAACGATTCTAGTCGTTCGACTGTCCGACCGACGGTATAAGTCATCGGACGGCCTCATCTCCGATGATGCCGGGTCTCGCTTCGTTCATCTCGTTTCCGTCAGCGGTTCCGATGCTCGACGCCGTCCTGTGGGTTATCGCCGTCATCTTCTACGGTATCGGGGACTACGTTACCACCATCGCGGCGACATCGCGCCCCGGGGCGCGCGAGCGAAATCCATTCGTTCGACGCCTGTTCGACGGAATTCCCGTTCCGCCGTCGATGACGTTCGCCGCCGCAAAAGTCACCGCGTTCGCCTTCTTCGTCGTGGGCTATGCCACGATCGGTTCATCACTGCTTCGTCCCCTGATTCCGGGCGTCGTCGCCGCCATCGGTATCCTCGTGACGATTCAGAATATCCGGGTACTCGGCGTGAAGAGCTGAACTGTCAGTGTCTGCACTAACCTTTTTCAACCTTAAATACGTCATTTAAGTCGTCGCATGACCGACCCCAAGGATACTATCAACATCGAGAATGTCGTCGCCTCGACCGGTATCGGTCAGGAACTCGACCTCCAGAGCGTGGCGATGGACCTCGAGGGTGCGGACTACGACCCCGAGCAGTTTCCCGGTCTCGTCTACCGGACGCAAGAACCCAAATCTGCGGCGCTTATCTTCCGCTCCGGTAAAATCGTCTGTACCGGTGCGAAATCGACGGACGACGTACACGAGAGCCTCAATCTCGTCTTCGACAAACTCCGTGCACTGCAGATCCCGGTCGATGACGAACCGGATATTACGGTCCAGAACATCGTCACTTCGGCTGATCTCGGCCGGAACCTGAACCTCAACGCGATTGCCATCGGTCTCGGACTGGAGAACATCGAGTACGAACCAGAGCAGTTCCCCGGGTTGGTCTACCGTCTCGACTCACCGGATGTCGTCGCGCTTCTGTTCGGGTCGGGCAAACTCGTCATCACGGGCGGTAAACACCCGTCTGACGCCGAAGGAGCGGTGGACGAAATCGTCTCTCGTCTGAGCGACCTCGGTCTGTACGGCGGATAGCGCTCGGCTTTCTTTCGACGGACGAATATACGCGCCTAAGTCGTCGGCGTTCGTGCGTCCGAACATGACGCTACCCGCCACGCCGTTGCAGTCCGGAGCCTCGGGCAGTGCCCTCGCTGTCGCAGGGACGTTCGCCTCGCTGGCGCTGTTTCTCTCCCTAACCGCTCACATCGCCGCGCGGAACGTCCTCGGCGACGTGCCAGTCAAGTACGCGTTCGTCGTCGGTCCGATTCCGGCGGCTATCGCCGTCGTCGTCACCACGTTCGAACTCAACTCCTATCTCGGTGTCTTCGTCGCCATCATCTTAGACGGCGTGGCGGTGAAGTATCTCTACGGGCAGTCGAACCGACTGTCAGGGTACATCACGTTCATCCACGTGATCGTCTCAATCATTATCGGGACTGTCCTGTACGCCTTATTGGCTCTCTTGAGTACGGCCCCGGTGTAGATAGGTCGAACACGGCGCAGTCGGCTACTTTCTTGCCCCCACAGTTCGAATGCTGACTGTGAACCTCCGTGCACTCGTCTGGAATGCGGACGAGCGGCGTCCGCCCGCTCCAGTCCGTCTGATGCTGGCAGTAGTTGCGCTCATCGTCTCCGTCCTCCTGCTCGGTCTCTTCCTCAGTTTGTTTTTCACCACGACGCCCATTACGTCCGCCTCCTTCGGCCTCTCGTTCGTCGCAATTCTCTTTCCCGGCGTCCTTGCCGTCGGACTTGCTGTCGTCGTTGACCGCAGGACGATAGCCGACCTCGGATTCGGGTTCGACAGAGACTGGTGGATCGACCTCGGGTTCGGTCTATTCCTCGGAGCGGCCCTCATGACCGCCATCTTCCTCGTCGCCCTCGCCGCCGGATGGGTTCGCGTTGAGGGAACGCTCACCGGCGGGTCACGCGGATTCCTTGCCGGATTCACGTTGTTGACGATCCAGTTTCTCGCCGTCGGCGTCTCCGAAGAAATCGTCTCGCGCGGCTACCTCCTCACAAACGTCGCCGAGGGGTTGTCAGGCTACACCACCCGATTCGTCGCCGCGAGTACCGCTGTCCTCTTTTCCTCGGTTGTCTTCGGGGCCGCACACCTCCAAAATCCGAACGCAACGCTCGTGAGTACGGTTGGGATCTCGCTGGCAGGTATCTTCCTCGCTATCGGCTACGTGCTCACCGACGAACTCGCCATTCCCATCGGTCTGCACATCACGTGGAATCTGTTTCAGGGCGGCGTGTACGGATTCGCCGTCAGCGGACTCGGCGTCAGCGCGAACGTCGTGGATACGGTCGAGACAGGACCCGACCTGTTCACTGGCGGCGCGTTCGGTCCCGAGGCGGGACTCCTCGGCGTCTTCGCCATCATTCTCGGGACGTTTCTGATCATCGGCTACGTCCGGTGGCGATACGGCGAAGCGCGACTCGCACCCGGTCTATTCTCTCCCGAACTGCGCTGGCGGGAGTGATGTCCGGCACGCGGCGAGCGACTGGGAGACACCTACTCGACCAATCGCTCGATTTCGGTGACGAGGATGCCCGATGCGCCAACGGACTTCAGATCGTTTACGACCTCGAAGACGTGGCGTTCGTCCACGACAGCGTGGACCGCGACCATATCGTCGCCCGCGACATCCATCACCGTCGGCCCGCCGAGACCGGGAAGCACCTCGCGCACGTCGTCCAGTCGTTCTTGGGGCACGTTCATCATCACGTAGCGTTTGTCCTCCGCGGCGATGACCGACTGG
It contains:
- a CDS encoding DUF7473 family protein, yielding MTLPATPLQSGASGSALAVAGTFASLALFLSLTAHIAARNVLGDVPVKYAFVVGPIPAAIAVVVTTFELNSYLGVFVAIILDGVAVKYLYGQSNRLSGYITFIHVIVSIIIGTVLYALLALLSTAPV
- a CDS encoding CPBP family intramembrane glutamic endopeptidase; the protein is MLTVNLRALVWNADERRPPAPVRLMLAVVALIVSVLLLGLFLSLFFTTTPITSASFGLSFVAILFPGVLAVGLAVVVDRRTIADLGFGFDRDWWIDLGFGLFLGAALMTAIFLVALAAGWVRVEGTLTGGSRGFLAGFTLLTIQFLAVGVSEEIVSRGYLLTNVAEGLSGYTTRFVAASTAVLFSSVVFGAAHLQNPNATLVSTVGISLAGIFLAIGYVLTDELAIPIGLHITWNLFQGGVYGFAVSGLGVSANVVDTVETGPDLFTGGAFGPEAGLLGVFAIILGTFLIIGYVRWRYGEARLAPGLFSPELRWRE
- a CDS encoding TATA-box-binding protein, giving the protein MTDPKDTINIENVVASTGIGQELDLQSVAMDLEGADYDPEQFPGLVYRTQEPKSAALIFRSGKIVCTGAKSTDDVHESLNLVFDKLRALQIPVDDEPDITVQNIVTSADLGRNLNLNAIAIGLGLENIEYEPEQFPGLVYRLDSPDVVALLFGSGKLVITGGKHPSDAEGAVDEIVSRLSDLGLYGG
- a CDS encoding methyltransferase domain-containing protein, with amino-acid sequence MYCLELAGEEADESLAALEAERAAATAVERVAPGLATARGVRLGRVPTLAYTHHVSELLGRTDADVESAVALLSAASFDREGSVAVRGRDVRSSSGVSASAAERALGGVLVDRGFEVDLDDPDHVLRALFADDTCLLGWEAAASVRDFGSRAPTDRPFFQPGSMDPLDARAYVNLAAGPDLPDATVVDPMCGTGGILIEAGLVGARGVGNDAQSKMARGARENLTAYLPDAEWDVVRGDATSLPLCDDAADAVVFDAPYGRQSKIARHELSDLVGGALAEAARVAPAAVLIADRPWDAEAEDAGWTVDARFERRVHRSLDRHVHVLSRT
- a CDS encoding protein sorting system archaetidylserine decarboxylase; the encoded protein is MRYAPGVRRFALPAFLAAALFAVIAPPLSLVSLLGGGFVLWFFRDPERRPSAQGIISPADGRVSVVREEGEQIRIGVFMNVTDVHVNRAPFDATVERVTHRSGAHRPAFSKESERNERVDVALQTPEGPAELSLIAGAFARRIHPYIAENDELARGERIGHIDFGSRADVLLPPCYDRSDLLVEEGDTLRAGESVVARRAD